The following are encoded in a window of Nibricoccus aquaticus genomic DNA:
- a CDS encoding WD40 repeat domain-containing protein, with amino-acid sequence MSGDGSRVVGGTFFHSYGGSSRSAQFTAKSTASSSNGTFGTYCYDQTGKQLWKDEFTGFEGVYWVDISKDGAYAASGGWMTGSPNYAGFVRAFDVSTGTKVLDYATTSRVSQVALTADGGWLISAAESLVLFKRVNGVYQKTGEFTPPGTNPTVVTAAISADGNMIVYADYSGNVVLLANEGGLLALWKQWKLPASSSHCVRITPDGKAFAAGGSEGYFYFFDTQTFLQTGQPTITSQISSKSAVYGVAIADDASAFVGISNLNSTAVGGLVYFVPTASNPTGAPSWTYQTARNPNCASINLANGLLAVADGHPDGAPGNFYLLNTSTGAQIWQYGTTNMSWPIMISASGNAVVAGSDDSNMYYFTPAAP; translated from the coding sequence GTGTCCGGCGATGGGAGCCGGGTGGTGGGCGGGACGTTTTTTCACTCGTACGGCGGATCGAGCCGCAGCGCGCAGTTCACAGCGAAGTCCACGGCGAGCAGCTCGAACGGGACGTTTGGGACGTACTGTTACGACCAGACGGGAAAGCAGCTGTGGAAGGATGAGTTCACGGGATTCGAGGGAGTGTACTGGGTCGATATTTCTAAGGACGGCGCGTACGCGGCATCGGGCGGGTGGATGACGGGGAGTCCGAACTACGCGGGTTTCGTGCGGGCGTTCGACGTGAGCACGGGGACGAAGGTTCTCGATTATGCGACGACGTCGCGGGTGAGCCAGGTGGCGCTCACGGCGGATGGCGGGTGGCTGATCTCGGCGGCGGAGTCGCTGGTGTTGTTCAAGCGCGTGAACGGCGTTTATCAGAAGACGGGTGAATTCACGCCGCCCGGGACAAATCCGACGGTGGTGACGGCGGCGATTTCGGCGGATGGGAACATGATCGTGTACGCGGATTATTCCGGAAACGTGGTGTTGCTGGCGAACGAGGGCGGGCTGCTGGCGCTGTGGAAGCAGTGGAAGCTGCCGGCGTCATCGAGCCACTGCGTACGGATCACGCCGGACGGAAAAGCATTCGCGGCGGGTGGATCGGAAGGGTATTTCTATTTCTTCGACACGCAGACGTTCCTGCAGACGGGGCAGCCGACGATCACGTCGCAGATCTCCAGCAAGTCGGCGGTGTACGGGGTGGCGATCGCGGACGATGCGAGCGCGTTCGTGGGAATTTCCAATTTGAACAGCACGGCGGTGGGCGGGCTGGTGTACTTCGTGCCGACGGCCAGCAACCCGACCGGGGCGCCGAGCTGGACGTATCAGACGGCGCGCAATCCGAACTGCGCCTCGATCAATCTTGCGAATGGATTGCTGGCGGTGGCCGATGGACATCCGGACGGGGCGCCGGGGAATTTTTATCTGCTGAACACGAGCACGGGCGCGCAAATCTGGCAGTACGGCACGACCAATATGAGCTGGCCGATCATGATCTCGGCGAGCGGCAACGCGGTGGTCGCGGGCAGCGATGACTCGAATATGTATTATTTCACGCCTGCTGCGCCGTGA
- a CDS encoding tRNA-uridine aminocarboxypropyltransferase, translating to MSRETCYRCFWPKTLCWCPSIQPMATRTKFVFLMHPKEFKQEKAATGRLTHLCLSESVIYMGIGFDEHEAVQSLIADPKNFAVLLYPGPDARNLSNGALTAGELGDRRLVVFLLDSTWNGARKMLNASPSLKRLPRIMFTAAAPSRYVIKQQPQEGCLSTLEATHELLTALATSGLDAYPLPEQLLGLFQRMQDFQLKCAADPNRQGYRRRAYSVPSERRPLSERKRTLFRLPPS from the coding sequence ATGAGCCGCGAAACCTGCTACCGTTGCTTCTGGCCAAAGACGCTTTGCTGGTGCCCGTCGATCCAGCCGATGGCCACGCGCACCAAGTTCGTGTTCCTGATGCACCCAAAGGAATTCAAACAGGAGAAAGCCGCCACCGGCCGCCTCACCCATCTCTGCCTCTCGGAAAGCGTCATCTACATGGGCATCGGCTTCGACGAACACGAAGCCGTGCAAAGCCTCATCGCCGATCCGAAAAATTTCGCCGTACTGCTCTACCCCGGCCCCGACGCCCGCAACCTCTCCAACGGCGCGCTCACCGCCGGCGAACTCGGCGACCGCCGCCTCGTCGTCTTCCTCCTCGATTCCACCTGGAACGGCGCCCGAAAAATGCTCAACGCCAGCCCGAGCCTGAAACGCCTCCCGCGCATCATGTTCACCGCCGCCGCGCCGAGCCGCTACGTAATCAAACAACAGCCGCAGGAAGGCTGCCTCTCGACGCTCGAAGCAACTCACGAACTCCTCACCGCTCTCGCCACCAGCGGCCTCGACGCCTACCCGCTCCCCGAGCAACTGCTCGGCCTCTTCCAGCGCATGCAGGATTTCCAGCTCAAGTGCGCCGCCGATCCCAACCGCCAGGGGTATCGGCGCCGCGCCTACAGCGTTCCCTCCGAGCGCCGCCCGCTCTCCGAACGCAAACGCACCCTCTTCCGCCTCCCGCCCTCCTGA
- a CDS encoding hybrid sensor histidine kinase/response regulator has product MKFRFSRPVIVCAVYFVLHFAAQFSASLFEVGPGLSIWYPPCGLALALLVLLGPRYAPVVLGTNVLAAFLTSSLTVWWSPVVFPALITANYTLAAWLVRRAVGPSLLPGNTRETVAFALAIMGAPAGVSVAGTLLLQVMGLSAPADFAKSSIQWWVGDVSGLLTVVPVAMVFVGPWLRGETAGVGRVPTLATGWSGIAIKAVALIGCLWVIFFLEPFARYTPFYLCFLPLIWICLRHGLPGATLATLAITMGSLIGLHFTGSTDDLVIRFLLFELTVAVMGLGLGSAVSRRNEAERRLAESEAKLDRVIAGAQLGLWDWDLADQRISYNQLYADLIGQAKESREPVQITPDLRVHPADRERAMGSLRDHLEGRSPLHEADYRIQGKDNEWRWIHSRGSIVARDKAGRPLRVAGTHLDVTDRKRAEQEAGRLLKIIDATTDFILTVSIDGRVIYANAALLKLLGIEKLETLRGRRWDAIFPEETCRRLETETLPMVARTGLCQGELMLKDAQGKMLTASKVAVMHRDEESDVATVSFVMRDVTRQKQAEVENIENERKMLLIQKSESLGVLAGGIAHDFNNLLTAMLGNASLARLDLADDSALHGPLSQIETAATRAAELCQQMLAYAGRSPLTISEVDVTGLIEETKQLLQVSIGKKTEIELQLAQPLPVIRAAPAQMQQIVMNLVLNAAEAIGEKEGRITLRTRPQRFEADELNRRFLSAPLAAGPYVLIEVTDTGCGMTRETMARIFEPFFTTKFTGHGLGLAAVMGIVRSHGGGISVASEVGKGSTFSVVFPSAVGSTPSIPVSKTLSPFGRAAGLALVVDDEAHVRNLVAKILTMLGFSVITAVDGLDALEQFRREADKLQVVLLDLTMPRMDGEQAFLEMHRTKPHVPVILMSGFSEKLTLDRFVTTKPAGFLAKPFDLKTVQSRVMAVVTPVG; this is encoded by the coding sequence ATGAAATTTCGTTTCTCCCGGCCGGTCATCGTCTGTGCCGTTTATTTTGTCCTCCATTTTGCCGCGCAGTTTTCCGCGTCGCTGTTCGAAGTGGGGCCGGGGTTGTCCATCTGGTATCCGCCGTGTGGACTTGCGCTGGCGTTGCTGGTGCTGCTGGGGCCGAGGTACGCGCCGGTGGTGCTTGGGACCAATGTGCTCGCGGCTTTTCTCACATCGAGTCTCACGGTGTGGTGGTCGCCGGTGGTGTTTCCGGCGTTGATCACGGCGAATTATACGCTGGCGGCGTGGCTGGTGCGGCGGGCGGTCGGGCCGTCGTTGTTGCCGGGGAACACGCGGGAGACGGTGGCGTTTGCGCTGGCGATCATGGGCGCGCCGGCGGGGGTTTCGGTGGCGGGCACGTTGTTGCTACAGGTCATGGGGCTGTCGGCTCCGGCGGACTTCGCGAAGTCCTCGATCCAGTGGTGGGTGGGGGATGTGAGCGGGTTGCTCACGGTGGTGCCGGTGGCGATGGTTTTTGTGGGGCCGTGGCTGCGCGGAGAGACGGCTGGCGTGGGTCGCGTGCCGACGCTGGCGACGGGCTGGAGCGGAATCGCGATCAAGGCGGTGGCGTTGATCGGGTGCTTGTGGGTGATTTTCTTTCTGGAGCCGTTCGCGCGGTACACGCCGTTCTATCTTTGTTTTCTGCCGCTGATCTGGATCTGTCTGCGGCATGGATTGCCGGGGGCGACGCTGGCGACGCTGGCCATCACGATGGGGAGTTTGATCGGCCTGCATTTCACGGGGAGCACGGACGATCTGGTGATCCGGTTTTTGTTATTTGAACTGACGGTGGCGGTGATGGGGCTGGGGCTGGGCTCGGCGGTGTCGCGTCGCAATGAAGCGGAGCGGCGGCTGGCGGAGAGCGAGGCGAAGCTGGATCGCGTGATCGCGGGGGCGCAGCTGGGTTTGTGGGACTGGGATCTGGCGGATCAGCGGATCTCCTACAACCAGCTATATGCGGACTTGATTGGGCAAGCGAAGGAGTCGCGCGAGCCGGTGCAGATCACGCCGGATCTGCGGGTGCATCCGGCGGATCGTGAACGGGCGATGGGATCGCTGCGGGATCATCTGGAGGGGCGTTCGCCGTTGCACGAGGCGGACTATCGCATCCAGGGGAAGGATAACGAGTGGCGGTGGATTCATTCGCGCGGCTCGATCGTGGCGCGCGACAAGGCGGGCAGGCCGTTGAGGGTCGCGGGGACTCATCTCGATGTGACGGACCGCAAGCGAGCGGAGCAGGAGGCGGGGCGGTTGCTCAAGATCATCGACGCGACGACGGATTTCATCCTCACGGTGAGCATCGATGGGCGGGTGATTTATGCGAACGCGGCGCTGCTGAAACTGCTTGGCATCGAGAAACTGGAGACGCTGCGCGGACGGCGTTGGGATGCGATTTTCCCGGAGGAGACCTGCCGGCGTCTGGAGACGGAAACGCTGCCGATGGTCGCGCGCACGGGACTTTGCCAGGGCGAGCTGATGTTGAAGGACGCGCAAGGGAAGATGCTTACGGCCTCGAAAGTGGCGGTGATGCACCGTGACGAGGAAAGCGATGTGGCGACGGTTTCTTTTGTGATGCGCGATGTGACGCGGCAGAAGCAGGCGGAGGTGGAGAACATCGAGAACGAGCGGAAGATGCTGCTCATCCAGAAGTCGGAAAGCCTCGGTGTGCTGGCGGGCGGGATCGCTCATGATTTCAACAACCTGCTCACAGCGATGCTGGGCAATGCCAGTCTGGCGCGGCTGGATCTGGCGGATGACTCGGCGCTGCACGGGCCGCTCTCGCAGATCGAGACGGCGGCGACGCGGGCGGCGGAGCTTTGCCAGCAGATGCTGGCGTACGCGGGACGCAGCCCGCTGACGATTTCGGAGGTGGATGTGACCGGATTGATCGAGGAGACGAAGCAGCTGCTCCAGGTTTCGATCGGCAAAAAAACGGAGATCGAGCTCCAGCTCGCGCAGCCGTTGCCGGTGATCCGAGCCGCTCCTGCTCAAATGCAGCAGATCGTGATGAACCTCGTGCTCAACGCGGCAGAGGCCATCGGCGAAAAGGAGGGGAGGATCACGCTGCGCACGCGTCCGCAGCGTTTCGAAGCGGACGAGCTCAACCGGCGGTTTTTATCCGCGCCGCTGGCGGCCGGGCCTTATGTGCTCATCGAGGTGACGGACACGGGGTGCGGCATGACGCGGGAGACGATGGCGCGGATTTTCGAGCCGTTTTTCACGACAAAGTTCACCGGGCACGGACTCGGGCTGGCGGCGGTGATGGGCATTGTGCGCTCGCATGGCGGCGGGATCAGCGTGGCGAGCGAGGTGGGCAAGGGCAGTACGTTCAGTGTGGTTTTCCCGTCGGCGGTGGGCAGCACGCCGTCGATTCCTGTTTCAAAAACGCTGTCGCCGTTTGGACGGGCGGCGGGGCTTGCGCTGGTGGTCGATGACGAGGCGCATGTGCGCAATCTGGTCGCGAAGATCCTGACGATGCTGGGTTTCTCGGTGATCACGGCGGTCGATGGGCTGGATGCGCTGGAGCAGTTTCGCCGCGAGGCGGACAAGCTGCAGGTGGTGCTGCTCGACCTGACGATGCCACGGATGGACGGGGAGCAGGCGTTTTTAGAGATGCATCGGACGAAGCCTCATGTGCCGGTGATTTTGATGAGCGGATTTTCGGAGAAGCTGACGCTGGATCGTTTCGTGACGACGAAGCCGGCGGGGTTTCTGGCGAAGCCGTTCGATTTGAAAACGGTGCAGTCGCGGGTGATGGCGGTGGTGACGCCGGTGGGGTGA